Proteins encoded within one genomic window of Granulicella pectinivorans:
- a CDS encoding DUF5677 domain-containing protein, whose translation MTNEELDSEYSKGLETFRKIVLQAIRLHAKVREMPFQGVAPSARLLFARLCFISVSLARICPKLENEKDIWDFATIALLSRSLFESIMFFEYFCETSGPDEWMAKMYLLNLHDRCDRIRLFTAMDKPLDVAGFTGEAEILRGLLRNNPFFAGLEAKRQKELLKGYKAAFLSLREMGNKFSPDADSWVIYDFLSTYAHSLPVSFMRNSDDRRDGLQNDVDKMYTPGVLTWLAALLDHARSTYLGVPTGMMLET comes from the coding sequence ATGACGAATGAGGAACTTGACAGCGAATACAGCAAAGGCCTGGAGACGTTTCGTAAGATCGTACTTCAGGCCATTCGACTGCACGCGAAGGTTCGTGAAATGCCTTTCCAGGGGGTAGCGCCATCAGCCCGTCTGCTATTCGCGCGACTTTGCTTCATCAGCGTCAGCCTCGCGCGTATCTGCCCCAAGCTCGAAAACGAGAAAGACATCTGGGACTTTGCAACAATCGCGTTGCTATCGAGGAGTCTGTTTGAGTCAATCATGTTTTTCGAATACTTTTGCGAGACATCGGGACCGGACGAATGGATGGCAAAGATGTATCTCTTGAATCTCCACGACCGTTGCGACAGAATCCGGCTCTTTACGGCAATGGATAAGCCCCTGGACGTTGCGGGGTTCACCGGAGAGGCTGAGATACTGCGTGGTCTCCTTCGCAATAACCCTTTTTTCGCTGGTCTTGAGGCCAAGCGTCAGAAAGAACTGTTGAAGGGGTACAAGGCGGCGTTCTTGAGCCTCCGTGAGATGGGCAACAAGTTCTCTCCCGACGCGGATTCATGGGTCATCTATGATTTTCTTTCCACCTATGCCCACTCCCTCCCGGTCAGCTTCATGAGAAACAGCGATGACAGGAGAGACGGCTTGCAAAATGATGTAGACAAGATGTATACACCCGGCGTCCTGACATGGCTTGCGGCCTTGCTGGATCATGCGCGAAGCACCTATCTGGGAGTGCCAACCGGCATGATGTTGGAGACATAA